In Nitrospira sp. SG-bin1, the genomic stretch CGCTTTCAGTCGTTCAGTTGTACGGGATTTAGGCACAAAAAAAGCCACGAGCGACTCCCCATGCGAAAGTGTCTTCCGCTATAGGGCGTCCACACCGTGGCCGCTTCGATTGCTGGCGTCTCTCCTACCCCCGGTAGGATCGTGACCTCACCGAGGCCACCGGCTCACGCAACTTCTACCTCCTCAGTCCGGCCCGAGGCACCGCCCCGGGCTTCCTCCTGATTCGGTTCCTTGGCTGATCGAGAACTCGATCAACCGAGAAGACTTATATACCAGCCGCGAGAAAAAGGAAACAGGAGAATTATATGATTCATAGCAGTAGTTTGTATAGACAACATAATGAGTTCTATGCTTCGAGATTTCTTTCTTATCTGAACCTGTTGAAAGGCTCAGTTGACAGAAAATTCGATTTTTTCCTTTTGACCTCGCCGAATTAAATCTAAAATACGTTTAGAGTCCTCGTTGCTGGGATTAATCTTGAGTGCTTTCTCGATATCTTCAGCTGCTCCTGACAAATCACCTTTTACCATTTTTACTTTGCTTCGAGTCTGATGCACCACAACGTTATTGGGATCTAGTCTAATTGCTATTTCACAATAGGCTAGAGCCTTGTCAGGTTCGTTGCTCAATAGTTTCGCCATGCATAAATTACAATAGATCATGGAATTGTTAGGGTCTAATTTCATAGCCTTATTGTAATCATCAATGCTGCCAACAATATCTTTACGCTCCATACGGATCACCCCACGGTTTATGTACGCCTTGGAGTAATCAGGGTTCTTCTCAATCGCTATTGTGTAGTCGGCATATGCCAAATCCGGTTGCCCATTGTCCTTGTACAAGATAGCTCGGTTGTAATAGGCATCAGCATAATTCGGCTGAAGTTTGATCACTCGATCATAATCGTCTAGCGCCTTATCCAGACGTTTAAGGTTTGTATAGACGTTTCCACGGCATAAATAGGCGTCCACAAATTGAGGGTTCAAGGTTATGGCCCGATCATATTCCTTGATTGCTCCCTCATTATTTTTGGTCATAGCGAAATATAATCCCTTATTGCTATGGGCCTCGGGTAAATCTGGTTTTAGTTCTAGGGCGTGATTAAGGTCAGTCAATGCACTTTTGTAATCGCCTTGCAGCAGGAACATCGCACCGCGACTGTTATAAGCCCTGGCATCAGTGGGAGCTAGCTGTATGGCATGCTCAAAATCATCCTTGGCAGACTCAAACTGATTTTGTTTCGCATATGCAATTCCGCGATTTAAGTAGGCATCAAGGTAATCCGGCTGTAACTTTACTGCTTCACTCAGCTCGCCGATAGCGCTTTGGTACTTCGCCATCCCTAAGAAGGCTGAACCCTTATTGTTAAAAGCCTCTGCATAGTTTCCCTTCAACTTTATCGCTTGATCGTAGTCGAGAATTGCCCTTTCAAATTCTCCTTTGCGCTGATACACGTTGCCACGGTTGTTGTAAGATTCGGCTACGTCACCTTTCAATCGGATCGATTCTGTGTAATCTGCGATCGACTGATTATCCTCACCATCCTGTCGATGAGCTAAGGCACGAAAGAAGTATGCGGAGTATTTAACTGCTTCCATAGCCGTCTTCTGTGTCAGCGCATGAGCAAATAGCTTAATGCTTGTTGCAAAATCTTTGGCTTCTAACTTAACTAGGCCAATTGCGGTAAGTACCAAATAAGCCTGTCGATTTGAAAGATCTTCTTGGACTCGGAAAGTGTTTAGATCTGAAGCCGGTGATGTGTATATCTCTCTAGCCATCGGAAACGAATGTTTAATTGTACTGAGGAATTCAAGATTACTGTTAAGTAAAACCTTCTCCCCCGTTTTCCCGTACCAACCCCATATTACTACCGTAGCCTTCGCCTTCTGACCGATTTCCCTGGCTCCATATGGCCCCTCTTGCTCGGTGATCGAGCGGTTCAGTGGTAGAACTTCCATCTCAGGATACTCTTTGGTCACTTGGCGCAAATGTGCCAATAGTAATTCAGTTACTCGATAGGATTGTGGGTCCGGGCCATCAAAATTGGCCACGGCGATTATGAACCTATCGGTGGGTAGAGACTTGTAGTAGACCCAAGCCGCACTGAATGCTGGTATTGCGATAATACATACCCACGCAACTCTGCGAATGCGAGGCGAGTAAAGCAGTACCACCGTGGAGGCTCCCAAATTCGCTCCGATCGTACTCTTCTTCAAAGCTAGATGTATGAACAAGAGCCATATAAAAGGTATTACAGATATTAAGAGTATGTTAGATATCCAGGCCCATTCCGTATGTAATAGTTGAAGGATTAAAAGAGACGTTAAAATGGCACCAAGAAGTGAAGCAATTACTTTAATGGGCGTATCGACTGCTTCATGCCATTTCATATCAGTACCCTAGTGGATAAAGCGGTGTATGCCTCTCTACCATAGGGCTACGGACCGCGCAAGTTACCGACCTCCCTTAGAAATGCCTCCACAGTTCGTTTGACACTTTTTCATGGTCGGCGTAGCTTACACTTCATGACATCTGACCAGTCTCTAAATGAAACTCCCAGCGAAATGTGTACATTTTTCCAAGGAAAGGTTATGACGAATTAATGGAGTTAAAACCGCAAAAAGTACACTGCAATCAGTGCGGTGGTGATCGCAATCACGAGGTTCTCCATTCCATTACAACTTCGTGGGAAGATGAAGAGTCTGGAATTGGCGGTAAAGATGAATACGAGACGCTGAAGTGTCTTGGATGTGACAGTGTTATATTGCGACATAGCTCGTGGTTCTCAGAAGATCCTGACCCGTGGCCCTCTATTAGTTACATTCCACCTCCAATCTTTAGGCCGAAACCTAAATGGTTCTCTGAGCTATTTTCGCATGCCGGAAAAGATGGATTTGTTGAGAAGTTGCTGAAAGAAATCTACGTGGCACTTCAGAACAACCTCCCAAGCCTTGCCGTTATGGGCATTAGGTCTTTGATTGAAAAAATCATGATTTCTAAGTCAGGAGATCAAGGAAGTTTTGTAAAAAACCTAAAGAAATTTGAAGAATTAGGCTATGTGTCACGGATTGAACGCGAGCGACTAGAGACGATTCTTGAAGCAGGGCATGCAACAACTCACAGAAATTTCTCGCCAGAAACTTCGGATGTTATAACCCTCGTCGATATTACCGAGCACATTGTTCAAAGCGTTTACCTCCATGATCCAAAAATAGCTGCGCTTAAGAAACGGGTTCCAGCACGGACAGATACACCATAGGATTATAAGCGCATCATAGAAATCTTGAGAGAGGCCGAATCTATGAGTGAAACTGCTTCAATTGAGGTAGGCAAGCCTAATGGTGAATTGTGGATTTCCTGCGGACCATGTGATCGTAAAACACGCCATGAGGTATTGACTGTCGTCAAATGGCAAGATGGAGATGATAATGTCACTCTCTGGAAATCTTATATGACTGTCATGTGCCAAGGGTGCCGAACAGTCAGCTTTTGTATCGAATCACAATTTTCCGAAGATTATGAGTACGACGAGCATGAAGATGGATATTACGTTAAACGATACGAACTGTATCCAAATCGCATTACCGGTCGGCCTGAGATGGATTCAGCTCGCGATATCCCAGAAGGAATTTATGATCTGTATGCAGAGACAAGGACAGCTTTATGCAGCAATCAGCCGATCTTGACTGGTATAGGGATTCGAGCAATTGTTGAAGCAGTTTGTAAGGACCGTGGAGCGACCGGACATAATCTTGAAAAAAGAATCGATAGTCTGGTCATATTAAAAATAGTCACCGAAGATGGTGCAAAGATCTTGCACAATCTTCGGTTCATGGGGAATGACGCCGCGCACGAAGTGAAAGCCCACAAAATCGATGAACTAAGTATCGCCTTTGGCGTGCTTGAGTACCTCCTCCAGGGCGTCTATATCATGCCGAAGCAGGCGAGCATGTTGCCGCAGAACATAAAGATCTTGCCGAAGAAGCCAAAGCCGTAAGAGAATGTCGATTGTTATTAAGAGATCAACGCAACCGTTTGTAATGTAAAGCGAAAGTATTCCTTTAATGACGGTAGGCACCGCCCCTCTCCGCCATCGTCAGTTACCCAGCAGGCAACCTGATTCACTCCCGCGTAGGACTCGAAGCTGGAACCTCATCGCGGACCTGCAAGGTGCGACAGAGGAAACGGTTCTTCCATGCCGAATGACATCACGTCGGCTCATGCCGGACGCGATTTGGTCAGTCACGCCGAATAGCCACCACCTTCCCTTCGCGTTATGTTTATGGCTCATCTTTCATCTTGACACGTAGAAGTACCGGCACATATCCTCTTCCCTCTAACCCACATCCTGCCGACGGCTCCGGAGAGCCACCGCCGACACCTTGTGAGAAAGGCGGTGATCGATCGTAGCTACTACCGTAGAAGGACCTTCACAAACAATTCTGAGTGCGGAGACCTAGCCGAGGCGAAGGCCGGGTGGAAGCAAGCCTTCCATTACTCGGAAGGAGAAAGGTCGGTGTCTATGGAACGCATCAATGACGATGTAGTCAAGTTCACGAAGGGATGCGAAAGCTTGCTGTCGGCTCTTGCTCGTCACACCGAGTTCTCCGAGACTGAACAAGGAATGATTGATTTCTACTGTCAAGAAATCCTGAACCACACTCAGTCTTTAAGAAAAGTGTACGAACATCGGTAGGCTCCAGACTGACCCCGCTGAAGTAAGCCCTCCATGAGGATCGCCTGACTTTGAGGTGTCGCGTAAGCCTTCTTGGTCCTTGACGATCGACCCGCGTTTGAATATGCGATAACGCAACCGTCTGAGATTCAAGAGGAAGGCGTGTTTTAGAGCCGTCTGATGGGTCGGTGTTGTCTGTTGAGACCTGCCGACTCCCCAAGCACCGAAGACATCGTCTAAGTCATTGACTTTCCTCATTCCCTTAATGCTTTACATGGAGAGAGTGGGTCTATAGCGTGGGTCATCGTGTCGCTACGGACATTCCAGGATTTCAAAAGGCGGCAAACTGGCTCTCATGGTTGATTTATAGGGAAGGACGGCTTTTTTCTCTTTCCACCACTTCTATAACCTCTATGTTCGCGTCACGCGAAGAATCTCGTCTCGCTGCACATACTCAGTTCCAGTGAGATTTCTATTGTGAGATCGGAACGCCTATCGTATTCTGACGTGCCACATTGGCCCATAGCTCTCTACAAGAAAGGACTCCCACTCCATGAGCATTCGTCTATTATGTCTAGCCATAGGGCTTCTTCTGCTCACAACCCCTGCATCGGCTGCGTCCACGGATCCGGTGAATGATGATCAGAAAACTTTATATGCGCTTGGCTTGGCCATCAGCCAATCCCTGGGCACCTTCTCCTTGAGCGAAGCCGAATTGGATATGGTCAAGAACGGCCTCACCGACGGCGTCTTGAAGCGCACCCAAAAAGTCGATCTGCAAACGTTCGGACCGAAGATTCAACAACTGCAACAGGCTCGCTTGGCGGTCGCGGCTGAGAGCGAGAAGAAGGCCGGCGCGGCGTTTACGGCAAAGGCGGCTTCGGAGAAAGGGGCGACGAAGACGGAGTCCGGGATCGTCATCACGTCCCTCAAGTCCGGCAACGGAGCCACGCCGAAGGCCACGGACACCGTCAAGGTCCATTACCATGGCACCTTGACCGACGGGACGGTCTTCGATAGTTCGATCAAGCGAGGGGAACCCGCCACGTTTCCGCTGAACAAGGTCATTAAGTGTTGGACCGAGGGGGTCCAGCAAATCAAGGTCGGGGGAAAGAGCCGACTGGTCTGTCCGTCCAACTTGGCCTATGGTGATACGGGATCACCGCCCGTTATCAAGCCAGGATCGACCTTGATTTTTGAGGTGGAGTTGCTTGAAATCGTGAATAACTAGACAGCTTCGTTGCCGCCTCTCTCGGCTTTCTCGGAGAGGCGGCATCCACTCTTGCGATAACCTGCCGACCATCCTACGACTCACCTCCCGTATCGCCGATGTTGAAATCCGCGAGCCACAGCCAAATCGCCGCTCCCTCCCCTCGTCGTTGGCTGATTCTCGGGCTCCTGTTTGCCATCAGCGTCGTCACGTACATCGATCGGGTCAATATTTCGGTCACCGCCCGTCAGATGATGCCGGCCTTGGGATTGACCGAGCAGGAGATGGGATTCGTCTTTTCCGCCTTCGTCGTCGGATATGCGCTGTTCCAGATTCCCGGCGGATGGCTCGGCGATCGCTGGGGAATCCGCATCGTCCTCACGATCGCGCTGATCTGGTGGTCCTGCTTTACCGCCTGGACGGCCATCGCCGCCACCTCATGGTTGGCCGGTCCGCTGGGAATCGTCGGCGCGCTGGCCCTTGTCCGATTTCTCCTCGGTGTCGGTGAGGCCTCGGCCCTGCCCACGTTCAATCGCGCCGTCACCGACTGGCTTCCGCCGCATGAGCGCGGGCTCGGCATCGGCATCGCCATCGGAGGAATCGGGATCGGCGCGGCGATCACCCCGCCTGTCACCGCCTGGATCATGGTCAACTACGGCTGGCAATCCGCCTTCTATCTTTCAAGCGGGATCGGGTTCGGCCTTGCGGTCATCTGGTGGTGGTTGGCGACGGATCGTCCCCCGCATCACTTTCCGTCTCCTCAGGCCGAAACATCCCCGTCCACGGTGCCGGCCGGTCCAACACACCATTCGATTCCCTGGGGTCTTCTCCGAAGGACACCGAGCGTGTGGTGGCTGATGCTGAGTTACGGATGCTTGGGCTACGTCGCCTATGTCTACATGTCCTGGTTCTATCTCTACCTCGTCAATGAGCGTGGCTTTAGCGTGCTGCGAGGTGGAGTCTATGCCGCGGCTCCCTTCCTGGCCATTCTCGTCGCCTGCCCGCTCGGCGGGTGGGTCACCGATCGATTAGTCATCAGGCACGGCGCAACCAAAGGCCGCCGGATCGTGGGCATGACGGGGATGGGGTTGGCCGCCGGCTCCATCGCGTTGGGGGCCGCCGCAGAATCCCCCTATTTCGCCCTTGCCGCCCTCTCGGTCGGCGCCGGGTGGCTGTACTTCACGGTCGGGGCCTATTGGTCCTCGACGAGTGAGCTCTCGCCGACCCACGCCGGCAGTCTCTCCGGCCTGATGAACATGGGGGCCAATCTCGGAGGGGCCGTGTCCCCCGCGTTGACGCCATGGCTCGCTCACCAGTGGGGATGGGGTGCTTCGCTCTGCCTCGCGGCCTTCATTGCCCTGCTCGGTGGGATCATGTGGATGCGCATCAGGCCCGGTGATGGGCTTGCAAAAGACGGTGCTGAGTGCTGAGACACGAGTACTGCGTGGTGACGTTCAGACACAGCGCTCGGACTCGGCACTGCTTGCCGGACCTTGTCACCATGAAGACGGCCTTGTTACATTCATGGCGATGACACTCGAATTTCGAAAGAAAGATCCCCGCGTGACGATCATCACGCGATTCGGCGAGATCAAGATCCGCTTCTACTCGGACGCCGCGCCGCGCCATGTGGAGAATTTCATCAATCTGGTCAAGATGGGGTTTTATGACGGCACCACGTTTCACCGTGTGGTGCCCGGTTTCATCATTCAGGGCGGCGATCCATTGAGCAAATCGTCCGACCGCGTCATCCACGGCACGGGCGGACCGGGCTACTTTCTTTCTCCGGAGCCGAACGATCGCCCGCACAAGCGCGGGGCGCTGTCCATGGCGAAAATGCCCCGCGAGAGCAACAGCACGCGCGACTTCAACGACAACGGCTCACAGTTTTTCATCTGCGTCGGGGACAACAGCGGCTTGGATCGCCGCTACACGGTGTTTGGCGAAGTGTTTCGTGGGATCGACGTCGTCGACAAGATCGTCGGCGTCCCGCGCGATGAGCGAGACAACCCTCTCGATCCGATCAGGATCACCATGGCCGTGAAAGAGTAGCGACCTGCCGACCCCCGACCGTCCTATGGGTTCAGAAACCAATCATGTGAAAGGCGCCATCCTCTCGGGAGCGGATCCGGCCGCCGTCCGACTGGCCGGGAAGGTGATCCAAGCGGGTGGCCTCGTCGCGTTTCCGACTGAAACGGTCTATGGACTCGGCTGCGACGCATTCAATGCCGACGCAGCGGCGAAGGTCTTCGAGGCCAAACAACGGCCTCAGTTCGATCCACTCATCGTCCACATCGCCGACCCCGGCCAGTTGGAAGCCGTGATCGACTCTCTGCCGCCTCTTGGCCGCCGTCTCATCGATGCCTTCTGGCCCGGTCCGCTGACGTTGGTGTTATCCAAACAGCAGGCCATCCCGGATCTCGTCACGGCGGGACTGTCCACCGTCGCGGTGCGAATGCCGAATCATCCGGTGGCACAGGCGCTTATTCGAGAAGCGGGCACCCCGATCGCGGCACCCAGCGCCAATCCCTTCGGCTATGTCAGCCCGACCACCGCTCGGCACGTTGCCGACGGGCTGGGAAGCAACGTAGACCTCATCCTCGACGGTGGACCATGCCCCGTGGGAGTCGAATCGACGATCGTGTCATTGGCAGGGCCACAGCCGGAATTGTTGCGTCCGGGCTGTATCACCATCGAGCAACTCGGCGCCCTCATCGGTCCGCTGCGCCGGTCGTCGTCTACAACCGAAAGGCCTCTTGCGCCCGGCCAATTGTCACGCCATTACGCCACGCGGACGCCGCTGACCATCTTGCCTGCGGTCGGAGCGAGGCCGGTCCTGAACAGTGACAAGCGTGCGGGATTGCTGATTCACGCGCGGCCCCAAAATGGCACCGACGGTTTCGCAGCCGTTGAAGTGCTCTCTTCTCGTGGCGATCTCCGAGAAGCCGCGCGGCATCTCTTCGCAGCGCTGCGGAGGCTGGACGCTCTGGACCTGGATCGGATCTACGCGGAGCCTTGTGCGGAAGAAGGAATCGGGGCCGCCATCATGGATCGCTTGCGTCGCTGCGCCGCGCCATGACGGTGCCCGAGGTTTCCTGACGGGCGGAACGAGCGCTCCCCGCCTTCTCTTGTGCTTCTCGTCGCTCCTCACCGCCGACGGTCCATTCAGCGTCATGTCCGCTGGAACAGAAGCTTGGCAATCGAGACACGATTCTTGTCCAGAATCGCGGCCACGATGATCACATAGGAGAAGAATCGTATGAGGTACACGAGCGGCTCGAATTCGTCATTCCCGATGTGCGCGGCCAGGGCCAGACGGCTCGCACATCCAAGCACGAAGGACCACGTGAAAAAGAGGAAGAATCGGTCCCTCGTCATCCTCCAATAGTGCAGAAAGAACAGCGCCAAGACGACATCGCTCATCACGAGGGCTCCGAGCATGAATTCCTTGAGTTCCATCGATTCAAGCATGGACCGCTCGCCTCACTTCGATTCGGAAATCAGTCCGAACAACAGCAGGCCGTGCGCCGCCAAGGCAATGGCATAGCGCAAGACGCTCAAATCCATCATGGAAAAGGCCAGCTTGTCTGCCATCAGGAAAAGATTGTTGATCGTGACGATGATGAAATAGAGGCCGCTCCAAAACAACAATCGATACCGGGTTCCCCTGTACGCCCGCAGGAGCAGCCAGGCGCAGAGGCCGGCGGTCAGTGCACAGAGCGCGTAGATGAACGAAGCCATCATTCCTCCTGAGCCAGGAACTTGAATGCGTCGGCAAACTGCTCCATCCGCATCTGCGCCTTGGCATGCACGAGATTCGATACCGGCACGAGGTGCTTGGAGTAGTAATAAGCGAGGCGGTCCACCATTTCGCGAAGGTCTCCGGTGTCCGGCCTATACCGATAGCTTGGTGGCGGCTGCTCTTTCATGCACACCAGCAAACCCTGCCGACACAGCTCCTCCAACACGGGAGCACATTGCTCTTCGGAGATATATAACCGATCCGCCACTTGTTTGCATTCCCAC encodes the following:
- a CDS encoding peptidylprolyl isomerase encodes the protein MRLLCLAIGLLLLTTPASAASTDPVNDDQKTLYALGLAISQSLGTFSLSEAELDMVKNGLTDGVLKRTQKVDLQTFGPKIQQLQQARLAVAAESEKKAGAAFTAKAASEKGATKTESGIVITSLKSGNGATPKATDTVKVHYHGTLTDGTVFDSSIKRGEPATFPLNKVIKCWTEGVQQIKVGGKSRLVCPSNLAYGDTGSPPVIKPGSTLIFEVELLEIVNN
- a CDS encoding translation factor (SUA5), with product MGSETNHVKGAILSGADPAAVRLAGKVIQAGGLVAFPTETVYGLGCDAFNADAAAKVFEAKQRPQFDPLIVHIADPGQLEAVIDSLPPLGRRLIDAFWPGPLTLVLSKQQAIPDLVTAGLSTVAVRMPNHPVAQALIREAGTPIAAPSANPFGYVSPTTARHVADGLGSNVDLILDGGPCPVGVESTIVSLAGPQPELLRPGCITIEQLGALIGPLRRSSSTTERPLAPGQLSRHYATRTPLTILPAVGARPVLNSDKRAGLLIHARPQNGTDGFAAVEVLSSRGDLREAARHLFAALRRLDALDLDRIYAEPCAEEGIGAAIMDRLRRCAAP
- a CDS encoding peptidylprolyl isomerase — protein: MAMTLEFRKKDPRVTIITRFGEIKIRFYSDAAPRHVENFINLVKMGFYDGTTFHRVVPGFIIQGGDPLSKSSDRVIHGTGGPGYFLSPEPNDRPHKRGALSMAKMPRESNSTRDFNDNGSQFFICVGDNSGLDRRYTVFGEVFRGIDVVDKIVGVPRDERDNPLDPIRITMAVKE